The Halomonas qaidamensis genome includes the window AGAAGCGGGTGCTAAGCGTGTGTTGATCTCTGCGCCCAGCCCAGATGCTGACGCTACTATTGTCTATGGTGTTAATGACGATAGTCTGACAGCCGAACACACGGTGGTCTCCAATGCGTCGTGCACGACTAACTGCTTGGCACCTGTCGCCAAAGCGTTAAACGATGCAGTAGGCATTGAAAACGGTTTGATGACCACGGTGCATGCCTACACTAATGATCAGAATCTATCGGATGTTTATCACTCCGACCCTTACCGCGCACGGAGTGCGACGCACTCGATGATTCCAACCAAAACAGGCGCAGCAGCGGCTGTAGGGTTGGTGTTGCCGGAGCTGGCAGGTAAGTTTGATGGGCTAGCCGTGCGCGTGCCGGTGATCAACGTTTCCTTGGTAGATTTAACGTTTACGGCAAGTCGCGATACCAGCAAAGAAGAGATCAACGCGATTGTTGAAAAAGCGGCGGCGAACTCGTCTGTGCTAGCGGTTAACGCACAGCCGCTGGTGTCTATTGATTTCAATCATGATGCACACTCGTCTACTTTTGATGCCAATCACACCCGTGTGAATGGACGCCTGGTGAAAATTATGGCGTGGTACGACAATGAGTGGGGGTTCTCTAATCGGATGCTAGACACCGCCCTTGCCATGCAGGAAACGGCCAAATAACACCTGCTTGAGCCTCATGGGCAAGTATCACCCAGCAGTAACTCAGTTTTGAGTAGCTGCTGGGTTTTTGGTATCCGCCCTAGAATCATTTTCGCCGCCACGCGGCCTTTGCCCGCACTGTCCTGGCGCACGGTCGTTAAACGCGGTGCTCTATATTGCCCTTCCGCTATGCCATCAAAGCCCGTAATTCTTAGTTCTCCCGGTACGTGAATGCCGCGCTGTTCGGCTAATGTAAGTGCGGTTAGCGCAATACGGTCTGACATACACAGCAGCAGGTCTGGCCGCTGATTGGTAGGCAGGTCAAGGATTTCTGTGATCACCGGTGAGCACACATCAAACACATTCTCTTCGATATTCCACAATGGGATCTGATCAGCATCAAAGCCATGTTCGGTGAGCGCTGCATGAAACCCAGCCAAGCGGGCGCGGCTAATAGTACTGCTGTTGGGTAGCATTGTGTGTGCAGCAGTTACTCGCCCATTGCAATGCTCTTTGGTCAGGCGAAGATTGATCACCGCTGGTCGTTCAGGCCGAGTTTTTAGCGCGTGCTGGGCAATATGATAGCTGGCATCCTGGTCATCGATATGAACGGTAGGGCTGCCTTCAATATCGAAGTCAACCGACACCAGTGGACGTTGGGAAGGAAGCTCGCTGAGTAGCTTATTATTGGGCATTAAACCGTAAACGATAAAGCCGTCGGCAATATTTGCTGACCCTGGTGGCTGGGAAGCATGACCACGTCCAGGTAGTAACAGCAAGGTATGGCCATGGGCATCGAGTACTTCAGCGACACCTGATAAAAACTCACTGGCAACAGCATCGTTAAGGCTGTAGGTCAGGCTTTCGGCAAGAATAACCGCAACAATGCTTGAGCGCCCAGTGCGCAGGCTCCGAGCCTTTGCGTCTGGGCCGTTATACCCTAGGCGTTTGGCCTCACTTAAAATGCGGTCTCTTAAAAGGGGGGAGAGCTGATCAGGGCGGTTGAAGGCATTTGATATTGTCGCGGTGGAAACGCCGAGTTCTGTGGCAAGATCTTTGAGAGTCATTCGACGATGGGCAGTCACGGGTTTCCTATCCTGTTTAATTATTTAGCGTTATTTTACATCGCAGGCTAATGAATTGAATCACGCGCAAAAAAATAACGGCCTTGACGTTATTCTTACCACCATTGCAAAGGGTGGCAGCATCACCAAAGGCCGTTGTAAGTCCAGCAAGAGATCGCTGGCGATTTATATTAACTCTTTATATCAACCGCCTAAATCAACAATCGAAAGCTAGGCTGCAGAACGTGTTTCAGCAAGCGCTAATGCCATACCGTTTTCATCAAATAGATGAACATGTTCAATGTCAGGCACCAGGGATACTTGTTGGCCTTCTTTCCACTGGCTAGGCGCTTCGCTACGATGAATAAGCAGTGTATCGCCCTCTTTTGGTTCTAAGTAGACATACACTTCATTGCCTAGGTATTCAACGTTAACGATATCAAAGCAATTATTGTCCGTTGGAGCTTCCAAGCGCAGGTGCTCTGGGCGTACGCCCAATGTCAGCGAGCTGCCAGAGCTGTAGCTGCCAGCCGCTTGAGGGAGCACAACCTCTCCTAACCCTTTTGCAGTTACTCGGCAGCCATCCTTTGAGCCGATGACAAGCTCTGCGGACATAAAATTCATCGTAGGTGAGCCGATAAAACCTGCGACAAACTTGGTGGCTGGACGTTGGTAAAGTTCATGTGGACTGCCAACTTGCTCGATATGGCCGCCTTTGAGTACCACGATTTTGTCTGCCAGGGTCATCGCTTCGACTTGATCGTGGGTCACATAAATCATGGTAGAACCCAGGCGATTGTGAAGCCTGGCGATCTCGTTGCGCATTTGTACGCGCAGCGACGCATCCAGGTTAGAAAGCGGCTCATCAAAAAGCAAAATACGAGGCTCTCGGGCCATCGCGCGGCCCATTGCAACACGCTGGCGCTGACCGCCCGACAGTGCTTTCGGCTTGCGGTGCAGTAGATCTTCAAGCTGCAAAATTTTAGCGGTACTCATTACCCGTTCATGAACCGTCTCTTTGTCCGTTTTGGCAAGCTTCAAACCAAAGGCCATGTTGTCATAAACGGTCATATGTGGATAAAGAGCATACGACTGGAACACCATGCCCACACCGCGCTCTCGCGGGGGGAGGTCATTAACTAACGTATCACCAATGTTTAAGTCACCGTCGGTGATGGACTCTAGACCTGCAATAAGTCGCAGCAGTGTGGATTTGCCACAGCCGGATGGGCCAACAAAGACGACAAATTCACCATCGCCAATGGTCAGGTCAACGTCTTTAATAATGTGATCGTGACCAAATATTTTGTTGATCTTTTCAAGCGTAACACTTGCCATGGTTAGCTCCTTGTCGGCCTCAATGCAGCATTCCTCGTATCGGGCCGACTATCATTATTGAATGTTGTTATTGAATGTTGCTATTGAGTATTGCCATTTACTTGATTAAGCAACGTGCATGAAAGCGGCTTGATAGGCAGGCAGCGTTAGCACATTGTCCTTGCGGGCCGCAGTGAAGCCGTGTCCTTCTAGCTCACTGATGACGTCAAAGGGGAGAGCTGTTTGCAGCTCATTCCCCGTCAGGTTAAAGACACACAGCACTTTCTCTTGGTCATTTTGACGAATAAAACCCAGTAACTCCTCGCCAACCTCAATAAGCTGTAAATCACCGTCGAACAGCGCGGAGTGCGCTTGGCGGAAAGCTAGCATTCGGCGAACACTGTTAAGTGTTGAGCCTGGATCTGCCTGCTGACGGCTAACTGCCAACGGCAAGTGACGTTTGTCTACAGGTAGCCATGGCTCAATAGGCGAGAAGCCTGCCTGAGTATCATCAGACCATGGCATTGGCGTACGGCACCCGTCTCGGCCTTTAAACTCTGGCCAAAGGGCTTTTCCATAGGGGTCTTGAATGCGCTCGAAGGGTACCTCAGCTTCTGGAAGCCCTAACTCTTCCCCTTGATAAAGGCAGACGCTGCCGCGTAGGGAAAACAGCATGGCGAGCATCACTTTAGGATAAGCAACAGGGTCTTCTTCAGCGCCCCAGCGTGATGCGCTGCGTTCAACATCATGATTCGATGTTGCCCAGCAGGGCCAAGCGTCACCAGCTAGCTGCTGAAAGCGTTCAATGACGCGATGGATATAGCGGGCAGAACGTGGCTTGTTAAGCAGGTCGAAGGTGTACGCCATGTGCAGCTTATCACCGCCAGCGGTGTACTCAGCCATGCGCTCAAGCGGGTTGTCATCGCCGATTTCGCCTACTGTCGTAGTGCCCGGATACTCATTCATTAAAGCGCGTAAGTCTTTCAAAAACAATACGTTTTCAGGGCGGCTGATATCATAGACATGGCGCTGCCAGGTGTAGGGGTTGGCTTCTGGCGCACCCAGTGTCTTGGATTCACCTTTTGGCACTGGCGGGTTGTCACGTAGCTCAGCGTCGTGGAAGTAGAAGTTGACGGTATCTAAGCGGAAACCATCAACGCCAAGATCCAGCCAGAAGCGCATGTTGTCCAGCTGGGCTTGACGGGCTTCTGGGTTGTGGAAATTAATATCCGGTTGGCTGGATAAAAAATTATGCAGGTAATACTGCTGACGGCGCGTGTCAAAGGTCCAGGCAGGACCACCGAAAATAGACAACCAGTTGTTTGGTGGAGTGCCATCTGGCTTAGGGTCTGCCCACACAAACCAGTCAGCTTTGGGGTTAGTACTGTTCTGGCGGCTCTCCTTAAACCAAGCGTGCTGTTCAGAGGTATGGCTAATAACTTGGTCAATCATCACTTTAAGACCAAGTGAATGGGCCTTGTCGAGCAGCGCTTTAAAATCTTCCAAAGTGCCGAACATTGGGTCGACGTCGCGGTAATCGCTGACGTCGTAGCCAAAGTCGAGCATGGGAGAGGTGAAAAAGGGTGAAAGCCAGACACCGTCAACATTCAAAGAAGCCACGTAGCTAAGCTTTTCAGTAACACCTTTTAAGTCACCAATGCCGTCCCCACGGCTGTCTAAAAAGCTGCGCGGATAAATTTGATAGATAACGCCACCGCGCCACCACGTCAGGTTGTCTTGCATGAATAATCCTTAATAAAACGTAAATGCGTCTGCGCTTAGCCTTTCACTGCACCAGCAGTGAGGCCTGAAACAATTCGACGCTGGAAAATAATAACTAGAATCACCAGCGGCACGGTGACGACGACCGATGCAGCCATGATTGGGCCCCAGGGCAGTTCGTAGGCGCTACCACCAGAAAGCAGGGCTATGGCAACTGGCACAGTGCGCTGGGTATCAGTGAGTGTGAAGGTCAAGGCAAACAGGAACTCATTCCAGGCGGCAATGAAAGCGAGAAGGCCAGTAGTTGCCATAGCGGGCCACATTAGCGGTAGGAAAACTTTAGTAATCGTAATCCATGGCGTAGCGCCATCCATGATGGCGGCTTCTTCCAGCTCCATGGGTAGCTCTTTCATGAAGGTGGTAAGCACCCAAACAGTGAAAGGCAGCGTGAAAATGGTGTAGCTCAAAATTAGGCCAGCGGGATTGTTATAGAGGTTTAGTGCGCGAATCACCTCAAACAAGCCTGAGAGCACCGCAACTTGGGGAAACATCGATACCCCAAGAATGACTAGCATGACGGTCGAGCGACCACGGAAGCGAACACGACCCAGCGCGTAGGAAGCGGTAATACCTAGGAGAAGCGCAATGAAAACAACGCTAAATGCCACGACAACCGAGTTAAAAATCGCACGTATAAAGCTCGATTGGCTAAAAATCTGGGCATAGTTGTCCAGGTTCCAGCTCGAAGGCCAAAGTTCAACTCTAAAAAGCTCGCTGGAAGGTTTTAGTGAGGTAATCACCGCGTAATAAAACGGGAAAACGGCATACACCATAATCAGCGCAATTAAGGCCCAAAAGCCGACGCGCTTAGCAATTTTGGCTAACTGACGTTGGTTCATCAGTCACCTCCTAGTTGTATTTTGTTACGGCCTAAATAGAGGTAAGCAACAGTGGCCAGGGCAATAATCAAGAACAACAGAGTAGAGGCGGCGCTGCCGTAACCAACATCCTGGAACTCAACCAACTGTTGGCGCGCATAGACCGACATCGACATCGTGCTGGTCGAGTTAGAGGTCAGTACGTAGATCACGTCGAACACCCGCAGGGCATCTAGAAGACGGAAAATTACCGCCACCATCAAAGCCGGCGTAATCAACGGCAGAGTAACTTTGAAGAACACGCGGACGGGATGAATACCGTCTACTTCTGCGGCTTCATAACAATCTTTTGGCAACATTTGTAGGGCGGCTAACACCAACAGGGCAACAAACGGAATTGTTTTCCAGACATCGACCATGATGACTGCCCACATTGAGTAAGTAGCGCTAGCCGTCCAGGCGATAGGATTGTCAATAATCCCAACGGTCATTAGCAGGTGATTGATGATGCCGAACTGATCGTTGAGCATCCATGCCCACATTTGTGCGGAAACGATGGTGGGGATTGCCCACGGAATCAGCACTGCCGCGCGAACAATCGTCCGACCCTTAAACTCCGCATTTAGGATCAGCGCCACAATCACACCGAAAATGACTTCTAAAGAAACGGATACCACCGAAAAATAAACGGTGTTCCAAACAGAACGCCACCAAATAGGGTCGGCAAGAACCCCGAACCAACGGCCATTGTCGTAGACGAGGTAGTTTTCAAACCCGATTAGATTAGCCGCACCGAGGTCCGACAGTGAGGCATCGGTGAAGCTTAGAAAAAATGTTCGCATTAACGGCCAGCCAGCAACCAGCGTTAATGCAATTAGCATGGGGGCCAAGAACAACCAAGCCGCTTTGACCCGTTGACGGCGCACTTTGGTGCCGCGGTGCCGTCGCGCTGGTGCG containing:
- a CDS encoding carbohydrate ABC transporter permease, with the protein product MNQRQLAKIAKRVGFWALIALIMVYAVFPFYYAVITSLKPSSELFRVELWPSSWNLDNYAQIFSQSSFIRAIFNSVVVAFSVVFIALLLGITASYALGRVRFRGRSTVMLVILGVSMFPQVAVLSGLFEVIRALNLYNNPAGLILSYTIFTLPFTVWVLTTFMKELPMELEEAAIMDGATPWITITKVFLPLMWPAMATTGLLAFIAAWNEFLFALTFTLTDTQRTVPVAIALLSGGSAYELPWGPIMAASVVVTVPLVILVIIFQRRIVSGLTAGAVKG
- a CDS encoding LacI family DNA-binding transcriptional regulator; protein product: MTLKDLATELGVSTATISNAFNRPDQLSPLLRDRILSEAKRLGYNGPDAKARSLRTGRSSIVAVILAESLTYSLNDAVASEFLSGVAEVLDAHGHTLLLLPGRGHASQPPGSANIADGFIVYGLMPNNKLLSELPSQRPLVSVDFDIEGSPTVHIDDQDASYHIAQHALKTRPERPAVINLRLTKEHCNGRVTAAHTMLPNSSTISRARLAGFHAALTEHGFDADQIPLWNIEENVFDVCSPVITEILDLPTNQRPDLLLCMSDRIALTALTLAEQRGIHVPGELRITGFDGIAEGQYRAPRLTTVRQDSAGKGRVAAKMILGRIPKTQQLLKTELLLGDTCP
- a CDS encoding alpha-glucosidase family protein translates to MQDNLTWWRGGVIYQIYPRSFLDSRGDGIGDLKGVTEKLSYVASLNVDGVWLSPFFTSPMLDFGYDVSDYRDVDPMFGTLEDFKALLDKAHSLGLKVMIDQVISHTSEQHAWFKESRQNSTNPKADWFVWADPKPDGTPPNNWLSIFGGPAWTFDTRRQQYYLHNFLSSQPDINFHNPEARQAQLDNMRFWLDLGVDGFRLDTVNFYFHDAELRDNPPVPKGESKTLGAPEANPYTWQRHVYDISRPENVLFLKDLRALMNEYPGTTTVGEIGDDNPLERMAEYTAGGDKLHMAYTFDLLNKPRSARYIHRVIERFQQLAGDAWPCWATSNHDVERSASRWGAEEDPVAYPKVMLAMLFSLRGSVCLYQGEELGLPEAEVPFERIQDPYGKALWPEFKGRDGCRTPMPWSDDTQAGFSPIEPWLPVDKRHLPLAVSRQQADPGSTLNSVRRMLAFRQAHSALFDGDLQLIEVGEELLGFIRQNDQEKVLCVFNLTGNELQTALPFDVISELEGHGFTAARKDNVLTLPAYQAAFMHVA
- the gap gene encoding type I glyceraldehyde-3-phosphate dehydrogenase, which codes for MTIRVAINGFGRIGRNVLRALYENSYRDRIQVVAINDLGDPSLNSHLLRHDTVHGHFPFAVEHDAESISVDGDRIAISSERDPSQLPWASMNIDLVMECTGLFTKREAAAKHIEAGAKRVLISAPSPDADATIVYGVNDDSLTAEHTVVSNASCTTNCLAPVAKALNDAVGIENGLMTTVHAYTNDQNLSDVYHSDPYRARSATHSMIPTKTGAAAAVGLVLPELAGKFDGLAVRVPVINVSLVDLTFTASRDTSKEEINAIVEKAAANSSVLAVNAQPLVSIDFNHDAHSSTFDANHTRVNGRLVKIMAWYDNEWGFSNRMLDTALAMQETAK
- a CDS encoding carbohydrate ABC transporter permease, encoding MSISSNNSAPLEARSAIAPARRHRGTKVRRQRVKAAWLFLAPMLIALTLVAGWPLMRTFFLSFTDASLSDLGAANLIGFENYLVYDNGRWFGVLADPIWWRSVWNTVYFSVVSVSLEVIFGVIVALILNAEFKGRTIVRAAVLIPWAIPTIVSAQMWAWMLNDQFGIINHLLMTVGIIDNPIAWTASATYSMWAVIMVDVWKTIPFVALLVLAALQMLPKDCYEAAEVDGIHPVRVFFKVTLPLITPALMVAVIFRLLDALRVFDVIYVLTSNSTSTMSMSVYARQQLVEFQDVGYGSAASTLLFLIIALATVAYLYLGRNKIQLGGD
- a CDS encoding ABC transporter ATP-binding protein, which codes for MASVTLEKINKIFGHDHIIKDVDLTIGDGEFVVFVGPSGCGKSTLLRLIAGLESITDGDLNIGDTLVNDLPPRERGVGMVFQSYALYPHMTVYDNMAFGLKLAKTDKETVHERVMSTAKILQLEDLLHRKPKALSGGQRQRVAMGRAMAREPRILLFDEPLSNLDASLRVQMRNEIARLHNRLGSTMIYVTHDQVEAMTLADKIVVLKGGHIEQVGSPHELYQRPATKFVAGFIGSPTMNFMSAELVIGSKDGCRVTAKGLGEVVLPQAAGSYSSGSSLTLGVRPEHLRLEAPTDNNCFDIVNVEYLGNEVYVYLEPKEGDTLLIHRSEAPSQWKEGQQVSLVPDIEHVHLFDENGMALALAETRSAA